One Prodigiosinella aquatilis DNA window includes the following coding sequences:
- the cysT gene encoding sulfate ABC transporter permease subunit CysT produces MSRRALPVIPGFGLTLGFSISYLGLLVLIPLATMFLYASQLTLIQFWELITSRQVLFSLRLSFGTALMAAFINGILGTLLAWVLVRYTFPGRKIIDAMVDMPFALPTAVAGIALTSLYAPTGLVGALFPFKIAYTSLGITLALIFVTLPFVVRTLQPVLADIPKEVEEAASCLGAGPLQTFRHVLIPAILPAWLTGFALAFARGIGEYGSVVFIAGNIPFKTEILPLLIVSKLDQYDYKGATGIGVFMLMISFIMLLLINILQRHIQPKL; encoded by the coding sequence ATGTCGAGACGCGCTTTACCGGTGATCCCCGGTTTTGGACTAACGTTAGGTTTTAGCATCAGCTATCTGGGACTGTTGGTTCTCATTCCATTGGCGACGATGTTTCTGTACGCCAGCCAACTGACATTGATTCAGTTCTGGGAATTAATCACCAGCCGTCAGGTGCTTTTTTCGTTACGGCTTTCGTTCGGCACGGCGCTGATGGCCGCCTTTATCAATGGCATTTTGGGCACGTTGCTGGCATGGGTATTAGTACGTTATACCTTCCCGGGGCGGAAGATCATTGATGCCATGGTCGATATGCCATTTGCCCTGCCGACAGCCGTCGCCGGAATTGCCTTAACCTCGCTGTATGCACCCACGGGACTGGTGGGGGCACTGTTTCCATTCAAGATCGCCTATACCAGCCTTGGTATTACGTTGGCGTTGATTTTTGTTACGTTACCTTTCGTCGTCCGGACCTTACAGCCCGTGCTGGCTGATATTCCCAAGGAAGTGGAAGAAGCCGCCTCTTGCCTGGGGGCGGGGCCGTTGCAAACCTTTCGTCATGTATTGATCCCTGCCATTTTACCGGCCTGGCTGACCGGCTTTGCGCTGGCGTTTGCCCGAGGCATAGGGGAGTACGGCTCGGTGGTGTTTATCGCGGGGAATATCCCTTTTAAAACAGAAATACTGCCATTGCTGATTGTATCCAAACTCGATCAGTACGATTACAAAGGTGCGACAGGGATCGGGGTTTTCATGCTAATGATTTCTTTCATTATGTTGCTACTGATTAATATTTTGCAACGTCATATTCAACCCAAGTTGTAG
- a CDS encoding sulfate ABC transporter substrate-binding protein, which translates to MSMRRLVFSLATATLLFSSVVSAATELLNVSYDPTRELYQQYNAAFIRHWKETTGESITIRDSHGGSGKQARAVIDGLQADVVTLALAGDIDALNLNRPLIDPQWQSRLPDNSTPYTSTIVFLVRKGNPKHIKDWNDLIKPGVEVITPNPKTSGGARWNFLAAWAYAKHLPGGNDESALKFVTELYRHAPVLDTGARGATVSFVQRQLGDVLIAWENEAHLALKEQGGDQLEIITPSLSILAEPPVAVVDKVVERKGTQKLAEAYLRYLYSDEGQRIIAENYYRPRNAQIAEEFKNQFAPVQLVTIDKEFGGWKKAQSRFFNDGGVFDSIFKQINK; encoded by the coding sequence ATGTCAATGCGCCGTCTGGTGTTTTCATTGGCCACAGCCACACTGTTGTTTTCCAGTGTGGTCTCTGCGGCAACAGAATTGTTGAACGTCTCTTATGATCCAACCCGTGAGCTTTATCAGCAATATAATGCTGCCTTTATCCGGCATTGGAAAGAAACCACCGGTGAGAGCATCACGATTAGAGACTCGCATGGCGGTTCGGGTAAACAAGCTCGAGCGGTTATTGATGGGTTGCAGGCGGATGTCGTGACGTTAGCGCTGGCGGGCGACATTGATGCATTGAATCTTAACCGGCCATTGATTGATCCTCAATGGCAATCGCGTTTACCGGATAACAGTACCCCTTATACTTCAACCATTGTGTTTTTGGTGCGCAAAGGGAATCCCAAGCATATTAAAGACTGGAACGATTTGATTAAACCAGGCGTTGAGGTCATTACGCCGAATCCAAAAACCTCTGGTGGCGCACGGTGGAATTTTCTAGCCGCCTGGGCTTATGCCAAACATCTTCCTGGCGGAAATGACGAGAGCGCGCTGAAGTTTGTCACAGAATTGTACCGCCATGCACCGGTGCTGGATACCGGTGCCCGTGGGGCGACAGTCAGCTTCGTCCAGCGTCAGTTGGGCGACGTACTGATTGCCTGGGAAAATGAAGCGCATCTTGCTCTGAAAGAGCAGGGTGGGGATCAGTTGGAAATCATTACACCATCACTCTCTATTTTGGCAGAACCGCCAGTCGCGGTGGTGGATAAGGTTGTTGAACGTAAAGGTACCCAAAAGCTGGCGGAAGCGTATCTCCGCTATCTTTATAGTGATGAAGGGCAACGTATTATCGCCGAAAACTATTATCGACCGCGTAATGCCCAGATTGCTGAGGAGTTCAAGAACCAGTTTGCTCCGGTACAACTGGTCACCATTGACAAGGAATTCGGTGGCTGGAAAAAAGCACAGTCTCGGTTTTTTAACGATGGTGGTGTGTTCGATAGCATTTTCAAACAAATCAACAAGTAA
- a CDS encoding CdaR family transcriptional regulator codes for MATYHLNASLAQDIVARTMQIIDSNINVMDARGRIIGSGDQDRVGELHEGALLVLSQGRVVDIDEAVARHLHGVRPGINLPLRIDGEIVGVIGLTGNPGQLRQYGELVCMAAEMMLEQARLLHILAQDSRLREELVLNLIRTDELSPALMEWAQRLGIDLNQPRVVAVVEVDSGQLGVDSAMDELQQLQTLLTTPERNNLIAIVSLTEMVVLKPALNSYGRWDAEEHRRRIDNLLSRMADGSRLRVRLALGNYFSGPGSIARSYRTARTTMSVGKQRMPAQRSYFYQDLILPVLLDSLRGGWQANELVRPLTKLKAMDGNGLLRRTLHAWFRNNVQPGVTAKALFIHRNTLEYRLNRISELTGLDLTNFDDRLLLYIALQLDEDE; via the coding sequence ATGGCGACCTATCATCTTAATGCCAGTCTGGCACAGGATATAGTTGCACGTACTATGCAAATTATTGATAGTAATATCAATGTGATGGATGCGCGGGGTCGAATCATTGGCAGTGGTGACCAGGATCGTGTTGGTGAGCTACATGAAGGCGCATTGTTGGTGCTTTCTCAAGGGCGGGTCGTCGACATTGATGAAGCGGTTGCCCGTCACCTGCATGGTGTACGGCCGGGCATCAATCTGCCACTGAGGATAGACGGAGAAATCGTGGGCGTTATCGGTCTGACCGGTAATCCCGGGCAGTTGCGCCAGTACGGTGAACTGGTGTGCATGGCTGCCGAGATGATGCTGGAGCAGGCGCGTTTGCTGCATATTCTGGCACAGGATAGTCGTCTGCGCGAAGAGCTGGTATTGAACCTGATCCGGACTGACGAGTTGTCACCGGCGCTGATGGAATGGGCGCAACGATTGGGGATCGATCTTAATCAGCCACGTGTGGTAGCGGTAGTGGAAGTCGATAGTGGACAACTGGGTGTGGATAGCGCCATGGATGAGCTTCAGCAGTTACAAACTCTACTGACGACGCCGGAGCGCAACAACCTGATTGCTATTGTGTCACTGACAGAAATGGTGGTGTTGAAACCTGCACTTAATAGTTATGGGCGTTGGGATGCGGAGGAACATCGTCGGCGCATTGATAATTTGCTTTCCCGTATGGCAGATGGCAGTCGCTTACGGGTCCGGTTGGCGCTGGGGAATTATTTTTCCGGTCCTGGCAGTATCGCGCGTTCTTATCGTACCGCACGGACTACGATGAGTGTTGGCAAGCAGCGTATGCCGGCTCAACGCAGCTATTTTTATCAGGATCTGATATTGCCCGTATTGCTGGATAGCTTGCGTGGTGGCTGGCAGGCTAATGAGCTGGTTCGCCCGTTGACCAAGCTCAAAGCAATGGATGGAAATGGCCTATTACGCCGGACATTACATGCCTGGTTTCGTAATAATGTGCAGCCCGGAGTGACAGCCAAGGCGCTGTTTATTCATCGTAATACACTGGAATACCGTTTGAATCGTATCTCGGAACTGACTGGGCTGGATTTGACCAACTTTGATGATCGGCTGCTGTTATATATAGCGCTTCAATTGGATGAAGATGAATAG
- the cysW gene encoding sulfate ABC transporter permease subunit CysW, producing MDQIISTSASVQISPRRPATFYVLIVLAWIVFFMVLVLPLLMVVTEGLHNGLGAFWDAISEPDAVSALKLTLLATAIAVPLNMIFGLCLAWCVTKFEFWGKTLLLALIDLPFSVSPVVTGLMYVLLFGAQSKLYPFLVEHNLEIVYAVPGIVLATLFVTLPYIARELIPLMEQQGSQEEEAARLLGANGWRMFWHITLPNVKWALIYGVVLCTARAMGEFGAVSVVSGHIRGLTNTLPLHIEILYNEYNIVAAFSVAILLLLMSLVVLLLRQWSESRLIKQVEQQQELAKNEH from the coding sequence GTGGATCAGATTATATCGACATCTGCCAGCGTGCAGATTTCCCCCAGACGCCCGGCGACGTTTTATGTTTTGATTGTGCTGGCCTGGATAGTTTTTTTCATGGTGTTGGTATTGCCGCTGTTGATGGTCGTCACCGAGGGATTGCATAACGGGTTGGGGGCCTTTTGGGATGCGATTTCCGAGCCGGATGCCGTTTCGGCACTGAAATTGACACTGCTGGCAACGGCTATTGCCGTTCCTCTCAATATGATTTTCGGGTTATGCCTTGCATGGTGTGTGACTAAATTTGAGTTCTGGGGAAAAACGCTGTTGCTGGCACTGATTGACCTGCCTTTTTCCGTGTCACCGGTGGTCACCGGGTTGATGTATGTACTGTTATTTGGTGCGCAAAGCAAACTCTATCCCTTTCTGGTTGAACATAATCTGGAAATTGTCTATGCCGTCCCGGGCATTGTGCTGGCCACCCTGTTTGTCACGCTGCCTTATATAGCACGGGAATTGATTCCGTTGATGGAACAGCAGGGCTCACAGGAAGAAGAAGCCGCACGTCTGTTGGGGGCCAATGGGTGGCGAATGTTCTGGCATATTACGCTACCCAATGTTAAGTGGGCGTTGATTTATGGCGTAGTGCTGTGTACAGCCCGCGCTATGGGGGAGTTCGGCGCGGTTTCGGTAGTTTCCGGACATATTCGTGGGTTAACTAACACATTACCGCTACATATCGAAATTCTTTATAACGAATACAACATCGTTGCTGCCTTCAGCGTCGCTATCCTGCTGCTGTTGATGTCATTGGTGGTACTGCTGCTGCGTCAGTGGAGTGAAAGTCGTTTAATCAAACAGGTAGAGCAACAACAGGAGCTGGCCAAAAATGAGCATTGA
- a CDS encoding sulfate ABC transporter ATP-binding protein, producing the protein MSIEVNNINKQFGQFQVLNQINLSIESGELVALLGPSGCGKTTLLRIIAGLEKPDSGSIRFHGEDVSVHDVRDRNVGFVFQHYALFRHMTVFDNIAFGLRMKPKHIRPTKREIDKKVHELLNMIQLDWLAERYPEQLSGGQRQRVALARALIVEPRILLLDEPFGALDAKVRKELRRWLSRLHEEINLTSVFVTHDQEEAMEVADRIVLMNKGVIEQIGSPDAVYNHPASEFVYHFLGDSNRLTLRESDKSILFRPHEVVLARQPHVDYQPVVVKDIRPLGALTRLTLKIDDNSELIEAEVAHDDATLNGLHRGDIIQFKPKRYNDDWEI; encoded by the coding sequence ATGAGCATTGAGGTTAACAATATTAATAAACAGTTTGGTCAGTTCCAGGTATTGAATCAAATCAACCTGTCGATTGAGAGCGGTGAGCTGGTCGCATTACTGGGGCCGTCCGGCTGTGGTAAAACCACATTGTTGCGCATTATCGCCGGGCTGGAAAAACCAGATAGCGGCAGCATCCGGTTTCATGGTGAAGATGTCTCTGTGCATGATGTACGCGATCGTAATGTCGGCTTCGTTTTTCAGCATTATGCGTTGTTCCGGCATATGACGGTATTCGATAACATCGCGTTCGGCTTGCGTATGAAACCTAAACATATTCGGCCAACAAAGCGTGAAATAGACAAGAAAGTGCATGAACTGCTCAATATGATTCAACTGGATTGGCTGGCTGAACGTTATCCGGAACAGCTTTCCGGCGGGCAACGTCAGCGTGTCGCATTAGCCCGGGCATTAATTGTTGAACCCCGGATCTTGTTACTGGATGAGCCGTTTGGCGCACTGGATGCCAAAGTGCGTAAAGAGCTGCGTCGCTGGTTATCCCGGCTGCATGAAGAGATCAATTTAACCTCGGTTTTTGTGACGCATGATCAGGAAGAGGCGATGGAAGTGGCTGATCGTATCGTGCTGATGAACAAAGGAGTAATTGAGCAAATTGGTTCACCCGATGCGGTTTATAATCACCCGGCCAGTGAATTTGTCTATCACTTCTTGGGAGATAGCAACCGGCTAACATTGCGTGAGTCCGATAAATCTATCCTGTTTCGTCCGCATGAAGTTGTGTTGGCAAGACAACCGCATGTAGATTATCAACCCGTGGTAGTGAAGGATATTCGTCCATTGGGCGCATTGACCCGTCTGACCTTGAAAATTGACGACAATAGTGAGTTGATAGAGGCCGAGGTCGCTCATGATGACGCTACACTGAATGGATTACATCGGGGGGATATCATTCAGTTTAAACCCAAGCGCTATAATGACGACTGGGAAATTTAA